The DNA window GAAAAGGTCTCGGTGAACTCCGGCGCGGTGAAGAACCCGGACGTGATCAGCCAGGGCGCGGCGGCCTTCGGCGCCCAGTGCGTGGTCCTGGGCATGGACGTGAAGCGCGTGCCCAAGAGCGAGGCCATTCCCTCGGGCTTCGAGGTGGTCATCCACGGCGGCCGCAAGCCCACGGGCCTGGACGCCCTGGAGTGGGCCAGGACCGGCGAGGCCCTGGGCGCGGGCGAAATCTGCCTGAACTCCATCGACGCCGACGGCACCAAGGAAGGCTACGACCTGGAGCTGACCCGGCTCATGGTCCAGAGCGTGGGCATCCCGGTCATCGCCTCGGGCGGCGCGGGCTCGCCCGACCACATGGCCGACGCCTTCACCCAGGCCGGAGCCTCGGCGGCGCTCATCGCCTCCATCGTGCACTACGGCGAGTACACCATCCCCCAGATCAAGGAACACATCGCGGCCAAGGGCGTGAAGATGCGCATGGTCTGGTGATGGCCCGCGCCCTCGTCCTCGCGTTCCTGATCCTTCTGTCGGCGACGCCCGCCTCCGCCTCGGCGGCGGACTTCGACTCGGACCAGGCCTTCATGGACTGGGTGACCGGGTACGGTCCGCACCCCGACCCGGACCGCCTGGCCGGAGCCATAAGCTATTTCGCGGGCTCCGACCTCTTCCGCATGCCGCAGCTGCGCCGCCCCCTGGCCTATTTCTTCGGCACGGCCCTGTTCCGGGCCACGGCCCGGCAACGCGACAACGCCCTGGCGGCCATCGAGGCCGACCCCAATCCCACCTCGCGGGTGATCTTCCTGAACGCGGTCTGGTACGCCGGAACCCCGGATTCCCGCGCCCTGCTGAACCGGCTGCGGCCCACCTGGACCGCGCCGCACCTGGCCGCGCTCCTCCAGGGCATGCTGGCCGAAGGTCCGCGCCCGCTGCTGGCCGCCACCGCTCCCCAGGACGAGGACGAACTCCAGCAGGCGGCCCAGGACCTGGACTGCCTCTGGATGCGCTACCTGGCCTCGGATGATCCGGCCTCTGTGGCCCCCATCATCCGAACGGCCTGCCTCTCCGTTTCCGCCCAGGATGAAGGGGCCAAGCTCCTGGGCTTCAGCGCGCGCTGGTCCCTGCGCTCCAACCTGAAGGTCCCGCGCGTCAGGGCGCTGCTGGAACAACGCTTCGCCGCCGCCAAGGACGACGAATGGATCGTGCTGGACGACGTGCTCCACGGGCGGCAGGCCGACCCGACTCCCGCGAAATGATGAAAAAGGCCGCCGCGCAGGCAAGCGCGACGGCCTCCAACCGTTCATTTCCCTGAAAAACTATTCAGCCTTGAACTCGCCGCTCTTGCCCCCGGACTTGTAGACCAGACGGCAGTCGCCGATGACCATGTCCTTCTGCACCGCCTTGCACATGTCGTAGATGGTGGCGCAGGCCACCTGGGCGGCCAGCAGGGCCTCCATCTCCACGCCGGTCTGGGCCTTGGTGCGGGCCTCGGCCTCCACTTCCACCCGGTTCGCCTCGCGGTTCACGGAAAAACGCACGTCCACGAAGCTCAGGGGCAGGGGATGGCAGAGCGGGATGAGGTCGGCGGTCTTCTTGGCCGCCAGAATGCCCGCCACGCGGGCGGTGTTCAGGGCGTCGCCCTTGGGCAGGGCGCGGCGCTCCAAGAGCTCCAGGGTGGACGGCGAGATGGCCACGTGCGCGCGGACGATGGCCACCCGGGCGGTCTCCCGCTTGTCCGAGACGTCCACCATGCGCGCCGAGCCGTCGGCGCCGATATGGGTGAAGTCCTCTCCCATCTTACTCCCCCATGACCTTGTCCATGGTCTTCTTGAACAGCTTCTGGACCTTGGTCACGGTCTTGCCGGACTCGATCTCCGCGAACTCGCGGAGAATCTCCTCCTGGCGCTTGTTCAGGCGGGTGGGAATCTTCACCCGCACCTCCACCAGCAGGTCGCCCTTCTGGGTGCTGCCCACGTGGGGCAGGCCCAGGCCGCGCAGGCGGAAGACCTCGCCGTGCTGCGTGCCCTTGGGCACGTCCACGGTCACGGCCTCGTCCAGGGTCGGCACTTCCACCTTGGCGCCCAGGGCCGCCTGGACCATGTCGATCTCGCAGCCGGCCACGAGGTTCTGGCCCTGGCGGCGGAGCGTCTTGTCCGGCTCCACGGTGATGACCACGTAGAGGTCGCCGGCGGGGCCGCCGTTGCGTCCGGCCTCGCCCTCGCCGCGCAGGCGCAGCCGGGCCCCGGAGTCCACGCCGGCGGGGATGCGCACGCTCAGTTGCTTGGTCTCGGCCACCAGGCCGCGGCCACGGCAGTCCGGGCAATAGCGGGTGATGACCCGGCCCTGGCCGTGGCACACCGGGCAAGGCACGGAAATGCGGAAGAAGCCCTGGGACTGCTGCACGTGGCCGCTGCCGCCGCACTGGCGGCAGACCTCCGGCGAGGTGCCGGGCTCGGCGCCGGTGCCCTTGCAGGTTCCGCAGACCACCTCCATGGGAATCTCAAGCTCGACCTCGGTGCCCCGGGCCGCCTCGCGGAAGGAGATGGTCAGGTCGTAGCGCAGGTCGGCCCCGGCGCGGGGACGGGGGCCGCGCGAGGCGGAGGCGAAGCCGAAGACCTCGCCGAAGATGTCGCTGAAGGCCCCGAAGATGTCCTCGGCGCTGCTGAAGCCGGAGAAGCCGTTGCCCAGGCCGTCGTGCCCGAACTGGTCGTAGCGCTTGCGCTTCTCGTCGTCGCGCAGGACCTCATAGGCCTCGGCGGCCTCCTTGAACTTGGCCTCGGCCTCCGGGTCGTCCTGGTTGCGGTCCGGGTGGAACTCGAAGGCCAGCTTGCGATAGGCCCGCTTGACCTCTTCCCCGGAGGCGGTTCGGGACACGCCGAGGACTTCGTAGTAGTCCCGCTTGATCATCCGCTACTCCGCCTCGGCCTCGATCATCAGCCCGGCCTCGGGGATGGACGCCTCGGGCATGACCTTGCCCTCGGCGATCTCGCGCAGGGCGGTGACCACTTCCTTGTTCTTGGTCTCCACCAGGGGCTCGTAGCCCTCGCGGTACTGCTTGACGCGCTTGATGGCCATCTGGACGATGAGGAAGCGGTTGCTGACCTTTTCCAGACAATCTTCGACCGTGATTCTCGCCATGTCGACTCCTCGCGGCGGGGCCGGAAGCCCGGCCGTCTTATTTCTTCAGGGGAAAGAGCCCTTGAAGATCCTTGAACAATTGCGCCGAAACCGGGTAGCAGAGCGGGCTGCCCTCGACGCGCAGCCAGCAGAGCCCGGGATTCAGTCCGATGTCGGTATAGAAACGCAGCACGACCAGCGAATTCCCGGACTTGTCCCGGGCTTCGCAGGTCATGGCCTCGTCCGCCGAAGGCGGCAGCGCGGGCGCGGCCGCCGCCTCGAACTTCACATCACTAAGACGCCAGAGCGCCATGTCAATGCCCCGCAGGGCCTTGCCCGTGGCGGAGTCCATCCAGCCGTCCTCGGTCTTCTCCATGTTCAGGAGCTGGCCGCCGAGGACGATGCGGAAAAACTGCACCTTGCCCGTGTCCAGGGTGAGCACCTTGCGGCCCTCGAGGTCGAAGGCGCTCTTCACCAGCTGGTCGAGCACGTCGCGGTCCAAAGCCACCGGGACGGGTTGCCAGGAGCAACGGGCCAGGATCGTCCCGGGCAGCGGTTCCTGGGCGAAGATTTCCAGGAATTCCGGCGTCGCTCCTCCGCTCCACAGCTCATAGCGCAGCCAGGGCTGCCCCGCGGCCCGCGTCCCGTCGGGAAGCAGGCGGGCCCGCAGGCCCGTGAGGTTGTGGATCAGCAGCTTGACCTCGGATTCGGAGACGGGCTTGTCCTTGGCCGATTCCGGCAGCAGGAAGGCGAAGCCCCCGTCCTTGCGGGCGACCTCCCAGTCCGGCCCCCCGCCGCTCAGGGAGCGCAGGCGGCTCACCTTCTCCTCCGGCATGGGGAAGATCCGGGTGTCGCAGAAATATTCTCCCTGGTGGTCCAGCTGCCGTTCCCAGGCATGGGCGAGCAGGAACACGGTGCCGGGGTTCATGGAGTTGACCGCGCACAGCCCCTCGCCCGAGTTCAGGGCCCGGCCCAGGGACAGCACCACGGGGACGGGCGCGGCCGAATCCTTGGACTCCAGGAGCACGGTGACGCGGATGCGCGGCTTGGCCAGCCCCAGGGCGGCGTCATCCCGCCGTTCGGAGGGCGTCAGGGCCCGGATGGGCTTGTTCAAGACCAGAAGATCGAGCAAGGACGCGGCCTTGCCCGGGTCGGCCTTGACCTTGGCGGGCAGGGCGGCTTCCCCGGGACGGACGTACCAGACCTTGTCCTCGCGCACCAGGGCGTAACGTCCGGAAGGCGCTTCGATTGCGATCTCGCGCACGGAATCAGCGGCCATACTGGGCCAGGCCGGCTCGGCCGTCTTGGCGCCCTTGTCAGAGGGCGTCCGGGACACGAGCATGACCAAGCCGATGGCGGCCACCGCCAGGCCGAGGGCCAGGGCAAACCAGCGTTTCAAGAATCCGGCGCCTCCGGATGAACATCCTGTTGGCGGCTGGGGACGGAACCACGCCTCCCGGCCTCCCGCGGACGGGCGAACGACCCCGTCCGGGCAAAGGTGTGCAATATATCCAGGCGACTCTTGCGAGTCAAGAAGAGATGCACTATCACTGCCCCAAGGCGCCAACGCCCTGGCCGACATGTCGAAAATCGGAAAACTCACCTACGCCCAAAAAAAAAGCGTCTCGCTGACGGGGCTGTGCATGCAGCGCACGGGCATGCTGCGCCCCGGCGACCGCATCGGCGTGGCCGTGTCCGGCGGGGTGGACAGCTTCGTCCTGCTCAAGACCCTGCTCATCCGTCAGGCCATCGTGCCCTTCCCCTTCGAGATCATGGCCCTGCACGTGAACCCGGGGTTCTCCCCGGACAGCCACAGGGCCTTGGCCCGCTGGTGCGCGGCCGAGGGAGTGGCCCTGCACGCCGAACTCACGGACTTCGGCCCCCGCGCCCACTCCCCGGAGAACCGCAAGAACTCGCCCTGCTTCTACTGCGCCATGCTGCGCCGCAAGCGGCTGTTCGCCCTCTGCCGGGAATACGGCCTGAGCCACCTGGCCTTCGGCCACAACGCCGACGACCTCGTGGTGACCACCTTCATGAACCTGCTCCAGAACGGCCGTTCCGAGGGCCTCTCCATCCGGGAGGACTTCTTCGAGGGGCGGCTCCAGGTGGTGCGCCCCGCGTTGCTGGTGGAAAAAAGCTTCATCCGGGCAGCCGCCCGCCAGTGGAGCCTGCCGGTCTGGGCCAACGACTGCCCCTCCAACGGAAAGACCCGCCGCGACGACATGCTGGCCTGGCTCCAGGAACTATGGGCCCACGACAAGGCCTTCCGGGTCAACACCTTCAACGGCCTGACCAGGAAACAGCTCGACTTGACCTCGCCCTGACACTCGTTTATAGGGTTGCGAACATGACGCTGATGCACTGAGGCGGTTTCCCCAACCTGCAACGCGAGCCGCGGAAACCTATGCTCTTCAAGAAGTACCACATCGTCGTCTTCAAGGACAAACGAGGCAGTTGCAGCAAGCTCCAACTCAGGGGGTGGACGCTCTTCACCCTCCTCTTCGTCCTGGCGGCCCTCACCGCCGGGAACGTGTTCCTTCTCCGCTACTATTACAGCCACGAACGCCTCCAGCGCGATCTCGAGCTGTCCGAACGAACCCTTCAGGAGCAGAAAACCCAGCTCCTCAGCCTCTCCCAAAAGATCACCAGCCTTCAGAAAAATCTCACCCGCGTCCGTGATTTCGACTCCAAGCTCCGGGTCATGATCAACCTGGACCAGGACAACGCCCAGGCCATGACCGCCAAGGGCGGCTCCGTGACCACCGATTTCTCCAAGGGCTACCTGCCCCTGCACCGCCACGAGCTCCTGGCCCGCAAGATGCACGGCTTCCTGGAACAGCTCAACGTGGACGCCAAGCTGGAGGAAGTCCGCCAACAGGACGTCCTGCTCAAGATCGAATCCAACCCCGGCATGCTGCTCTCCACGCCCTCCATCTGGCCCACCGACGGCTGGGTCACTTCCAGCTTCGGCCCCCGCAAATCGCCCTTCACCGGACAGGAGGAGTTCCACCGCGGCCTGGACATCTCGGCGGCGCGCGGAACCCCGGTCTACGCCCCGGCCTCGGGCCGGGTGGTGGTGGCCGACAAGGACGGCTCCAACGGCCTGACCCTGGTGCTGGCCCACTCCCCCAGCCTGACCACCCGCTACGCCCACCTGCAGCGCTTCGCGGTGAAGGCCGGGGACGTGATCAAGCGCGGCGACCTCATCGCCTACGTCGGCGACACCGGCCGCAGCACGGGCCCGCACCTGCACTACGAGGTGCTCCTGGCGGGAGTGCCCCAGAACCCGATGCACTACATCTTGAACTAGCCTTGTCCCCGCTCCGGCACACAGCCCTCCAGGAAGCCGCGCTCTCCCGGAGGGCTTTTTCACGAACCGGCCACCCGGCCCTTGGTCCGTTCCTTGCAAAAAGCCCCGCCGAGGAACGGACATGAGTCTCTTCGCCTTCGATCCCACGGCCCTGCTGGGCCTGCTGCTCACGCTCTTCCGCATCAGCGTGGTGCTCTTCCTCATGCCCTTTTTCGGCGGCCAGGGCCTGCCGAACACCGTCAAGGCGGCCCTGCTCCTGGTCCTGACCCTGGCGGTCTGGCCCCACCTCTCCTTTCCCGGATCGCTCTTTCCCGCGGACTACTGGAACCTCGCGGTCATGCTCCTGGGCGAACTGCTTCTCGGCCTGATCCTGGGGCTCCTGATCCGCTTTCTCTTCGCGGCGGTGCAGACCGGAGGCCAGCTCGTGGGCTTCCAGATGGGCTTCGCCATGGTCAACGTGGTGGACCCGGACACCGGCACGTCCGAGGCCGTCACCTCGCACTTCCTGTACATGTGCAGCATGCTCGTGTTCCTGGCCATGGACGGCCACCTCTACCTCATCAAAGGCATGGCCGCCTCCTTCCACATGGTTCCGCCCGGCGGGCTCTTCCTCTCGCCCGAGCTGACGCACCAGATCTTCGGCTTCTCGGCCCAGATGTTCCTCCTGGCCGTGAAGATCGCGGCCCCGATCATCGCCTCGCTGTTCCTCGTGGACCTGTCCCTGGCCCTCATCTCCAGGGCCGCGCCCCAGATGCACGTGCTCGTGCTGGGCTTTCCCATCAAGCTGGCCGTGGGCTTCCTCTTCCTGACCCTGCTTTTCCAGATTCTCTCCCTGGTCATCGCGGACTACGTGCACGGCCTGGACGCGGCCTTCATGAACATGCTCCGAGCCATGCGGCCTCCGGCCCCCTGAGACGGACATGCCCCAGAAAGATCCGAGCAAGACAGAAAAAGCCACGCCAAAGCGGCGCAAGAAAGTCCGCGAGGATGGCAACGTCCCAAAGGGCGCGGAGATGGGCAAGACCATGACGCTCTTGGCCGGGGTCATCGCCCTGCGCTATCTCGTGGAGTTCTATTACAAGGAAATCTCCAACATCTTCCGTTGGTTCCTGACCGGCGGAATGATGCAGGAGCTGACCAAGACCTCGGCCTACGAGCTGTTTCTCTGGGGCATCCAGCGCATGGCCCTGCTCATGCTCCCGTTCATGCTCATCCTGGCCTTCGTGGCCTGGTTGACCATGCGCCTGCAGGTGGGCAAGCTCTGGAGCACCAAGATCCTGCAGCCGAAGTTCGGCAAGGTGTTCAACATCTTCGCCGGAATCCAACGGCTCATGCTCAGCCCGCAGGCGGTGATCCGCTTCCTCCGGAGCATGCTCCAGGCCGCCGTGGTGGCCATCGCGCCGTACATCGTCATCCGCCAGGAGTTCCCCAACTTCCTGCCGCTCTTCTACGCCTCGCCCGAGGGCCTGGCCGCCTATATCCTCGGCTCGGCCTACAAGATGGTCTGCTACGCCCTGGTGCCGATGATGCTCATCGCCATCGCGGACCTCTGGTACACGCGCTGGGACTACGAGGAGCAGATCAAGATGACCAAGAGCGAGATCAAGGACGAACACCGCCAGGCCGAGGGCGACCCCACGATCAAGCTCGAGCAGAAGCAGAAGATGATGAACATGATGGCCAAGCGCATGCTGGCCGACGTGCCCAGGGCCGACGTGGTGGTGACCAACCCCACGCACATCGCCGTGGCCTTGCGCTACGACGCCATGGAGGCCCCCGCCCCCCTGGTCCTGGCCAAGGGCCTGGACCACCTGGCCGAGAAGATCAAGGAGGTCGCGCGGGAGCACAACATCCCCATCCGCGAGAACAAGCCCTTGGCACAGGCTTTGTATAAGCAGGTGGAAATCGGGGAGATGATCCCCGAGGAGCTGTACCAGGCCGTGGCCGCCCTGCTGGCCGGACTGGAGCGGTTCAAGAAAAACAAGCGCTGACGAGGGCTGACGACGCCCCGGCGCTGACCGCAACCAACGTCGAGGGGTGTCAAAAGAATGTCCCAGGCCAACGCAAAAACCGCGATTCTCGACCTCGACTACGGCAAGTTCGCCAAACAGGGCGACGTGCTCCTGGCCGGCGGAGTGGTCACGATCCTCTTCGTGATGCTAGTGCCGCTGCCCACTCCCTTCCTCGACTTCATGCTCAGCGTGAGCATCTCCCTGGGCCTGGTGGTGCTCGTCACGGCCATGTTCATGACCTCGCCCCTGGAGTTCTCCATCTTCCCATCCCTGCTGCTGGTGACCACCCTGCTGCGGCTGGCCCTGAACGTGGCCTCCACGCGCCTCATCCTGCTCCACGGCGACGAGGGAACCAGCGCGGCCGGAACGGTCATCCAGAGCTTCGGAGAGTTCGTGGTCGGCGGCAACTACGCCATCGGCGTCGTCATCTTCTTCATCCTCTTCACCCTGAACAAGGTCGTCATCGTGGCGGGCACCACCCGCATCGCCGAGGTGGCGGCCCGCTTCACCCTGGACGCCATGCCGGGCAAGCAGATGGCCATCGAGGCCGACCTCAACGCCGGGCTCATCGACGAGAAGGAGGCCACCAAGCGCCGCCACATGATCCGCAAGGAGGCCGACTTCTACGGAGCCATGGACGGCGCGGGCAAGTTCGTTTCGGGAGACGTGAAGGCCGGCATCATCATCACCGGCATCAACATCGTCGGCGGCTTCTTCATCGGCGTGCTGCAGAAGAACATGAACTGGGCCGACGCCGCCCAGACCTACACCCTGCTGACCATCGGCGACGGCCTGGTGTCCATCATCCCCTCGCTCATCACCTCCACCGCCGCGGGCATCATCGTCTCCCGCGCGGCCGCCGAGGCCAAGATGGGCGAGGAATTCCTGGGCCAGCTCACCTTCCACCACCGCGCCCTGCGCCTGGTCTCGGGCATGCTCGGCCTCTTCGCCCTGGTCCCCGGCATGCCCTTCCTGCCCTTCATCTCCATGGCCGGGCTGATCTTCTTCGTGGGCAAGCTCTCGGCCAAGTTCTTCGGCGAAAACAAGGCCGAGGAGGCCGAAAAGGCGGCCCAGGCCAAGACCCTGGACACTCCGGAAGAGGTCCAGACCCTCCTGCCCCTGGACCAGCTGGAGTTGGAGGTGGGCTACGGACTCATTCCGCTGGTGGACGAGGAGCAGAACGGCAACCTCCTGGCCCGCATCCGCTCCATTCGCCGCCAGTTCGCGCTGGACATGGGCGTGATCATCCCCTCCCTGCACCTGCGGGACAACCTCCAGCTCAAGCCCGGAGAATACCGCGTGCTGGTCAAGGGCAACCCCATCGCCAGCTCGGAGATCCTCATCGATCACTTCCTGGCCATGGACCCCGGCGACGCCAAACACCGCATCCAGGGCGTGGAGACCGTGGAGCCCGCCTTCAACCTTCCGGCCATCTGGATTCCCGAGGCCCA is part of the Desulfovibrio aminophilus genome and encodes:
- the hisF gene encoding imidazole glycerol phosphate synthase subunit HisF, producing MLSKRIIPCLDVRNGKLTKGVKFQGNVDIGDPVESARHYYEQGADEIVFYDITASAEGRGIFLDVVEKVASRIFIPFSVGGGINTLDDMRAVLLAGAEKVSVNSGAVKNPDVISQGAAAFGAQCVVLGMDVKRVPKSEAIPSGFEVVIHGGRKPTGLDALEWARTGEALGAGEICLNSIDADGTKEGYDLELTRLMVQSVGIPVIASGGAGSPDHMADAFTQAGASAALIASIVHYGEYTIPQIKEHIAAKGVKMRMVW
- the moaC gene encoding cyclic pyranopterin monophosphate synthase MoaC; the encoded protein is MGEDFTHIGADGSARMVDVSDKRETARVAIVRAHVAISPSTLELLERRALPKGDALNTARVAGILAAKKTADLIPLCHPLPLSFVDVRFSVNREANRVEVEAEARTKAQTGVEMEALLAAQVACATIYDMCKAVQKDMVIGDCRLVYKSGGKSGEFKAE
- the dnaJ gene encoding molecular chaperone DnaJ, with the translated sequence MIKRDYYEVLGVSRTASGEEVKRAYRKLAFEFHPDRNQDDPEAEAKFKEAAEAYEVLRDDEKRKRYDQFGHDGLGNGFSGFSSAEDIFGAFSDIFGEVFGFASASRGPRPRAGADLRYDLTISFREAARGTEVELEIPMEVVCGTCKGTGAEPGTSPEVCRQCGGSGHVQQSQGFFRISVPCPVCHGQGRVITRYCPDCRGRGLVAETKQLSVRIPAGVDSGARLRLRGEGEAGRNGGPAGDLYVVITVEPDKTLRRQGQNLVAGCEIDMVQAALGAKVEVPTLDEAVTVDVPKGTQHGEVFRLRGLGLPHVGSTQKGDLLVEVRVKIPTRLNKRQEEILREFAEIESGKTVTKVQKLFKKTMDKVMGE
- the rpoZ gene encoding DNA-directed RNA polymerase subunit omega; the protein is MARITVEDCLEKVSNRFLIVQMAIKRVKQYREGYEPLVETKNKEVVTALREIAEGKVMPEASIPEAGLMIEAEAE
- a CDS encoding DUF4340 domain-containing protein, which encodes MKRWFALALGLAVAAIGLVMLVSRTPSDKGAKTAEPAWPSMAADSVREIAIEAPSGRYALVREDKVWYVRPGEAALPAKVKADPGKAASLLDLLVLNKPIRALTPSERRDDAALGLAKPRIRVTVLLESKDSAAPVPVVLSLGRALNSGEGLCAVNSMNPGTVFLLAHAWERQLDHQGEYFCDTRIFPMPEEKVSRLRSLSGGGPDWEVARKDGGFAFLLPESAKDKPVSESEVKLLIHNLTGLRARLLPDGTRAAGQPWLRYELWSGGATPEFLEIFAQEPLPGTILARCSWQPVPVALDRDVLDQLVKSAFDLEGRKVLTLDTGKVQFFRIVLGGQLLNMEKTEDGWMDSATGKALRGIDMALWRLSDVKFEAAAAPALPPSADEAMTCEARDKSGNSLVVLRFYTDIGLNPGLCWLRVEGSPLCYPVSAQLFKDLQGLFPLKK
- a CDS encoding tRNA 2-thiocytidine biosynthesis TtcA family protein, producing the protein MSKIGKLTYAQKKSVSLTGLCMQRTGMLRPGDRIGVAVSGGVDSFVLLKTLLIRQAIVPFPFEIMALHVNPGFSPDSHRALARWCAAEGVALHAELTDFGPRAHSPENRKNSPCFYCAMLRRKRLFALCREYGLSHLAFGHNADDLVVTTFMNLLQNGRSEGLSIREDFFEGRLQVVRPALLVEKSFIRAAARQWSLPVWANDCPSNGKTRRDDMLAWLQELWAHDKAFRVNTFNGLTRKQLDLTSP
- a CDS encoding M23 family metallopeptidase, encoding MLFKKYHIVVFKDKRGSCSKLQLRGWTLFTLLFVLAALTAGNVFLLRYYYSHERLQRDLELSERTLQEQKTQLLSLSQKITSLQKNLTRVRDFDSKLRVMINLDQDNAQAMTAKGGSVTTDFSKGYLPLHRHELLARKMHGFLEQLNVDAKLEEVRQQDVLLKIESNPGMLLSTPSIWPTDGWVTSSFGPRKSPFTGQEEFHRGLDISAARGTPVYAPASGRVVVADKDGSNGLTLVLAHSPSLTTRYAHLQRFAVKAGDVIKRGDLIAYVGDTGRSTGPHLHYEVLLAGVPQNPMHYILN
- the fliR gene encoding flagellar biosynthetic protein FliR gives rise to the protein MSLFAFDPTALLGLLLTLFRISVVLFLMPFFGGQGLPNTVKAALLLVLTLAVWPHLSFPGSLFPADYWNLAVMLLGELLLGLILGLLIRFLFAAVQTGGQLVGFQMGFAMVNVVDPDTGTSEAVTSHFLYMCSMLVFLAMDGHLYLIKGMAASFHMVPPGGLFLSPELTHQIFGFSAQMFLLAVKIAAPIIASLFLVDLSLALISRAAPQMHVLVLGFPIKLAVGFLFLTLLFQILSLVIADYVHGLDAAFMNMLRAMRPPAP
- the flhB gene encoding flagellar type III secretion system protein FlhB, with product MPQKDPSKTEKATPKRRKKVREDGNVPKGAEMGKTMTLLAGVIALRYLVEFYYKEISNIFRWFLTGGMMQELTKTSAYELFLWGIQRMALLMLPFMLILAFVAWLTMRLQVGKLWSTKILQPKFGKVFNIFAGIQRLMLSPQAVIRFLRSMLQAAVVAIAPYIVIRQEFPNFLPLFYASPEGLAAYILGSAYKMVCYALVPMMLIAIADLWYTRWDYEEQIKMTKSEIKDEHRQAEGDPTIKLEQKQKMMNMMAKRMLADVPRADVVVTNPTHIAVALRYDAMEAPAPLVLAKGLDHLAEKIKEVAREHNIPIRENKPLAQALYKQVEIGEMIPEELYQAVAALLAGLERFKKNKR
- the flhA gene encoding flagellar biosynthesis protein FlhA yields the protein MSQANAKTAILDLDYGKFAKQGDVLLAGGVVTILFVMLVPLPTPFLDFMLSVSISLGLVVLVTAMFMTSPLEFSIFPSLLLVTTLLRLALNVASTRLILLHGDEGTSAAGTVIQSFGEFVVGGNYAIGVVIFFILFTLNKVVIVAGTTRIAEVAARFTLDAMPGKQMAIEADLNAGLIDEKEATKRRHMIRKEADFYGAMDGAGKFVSGDVKAGIIITGINIVGGFFIGVLQKNMNWADAAQTYTLLTIGDGLVSIIPSLITSTAAGIIVSRAAAEAKMGEEFLGQLTFHHRALRLVSGMLGLFALVPGMPFLPFISMAGLIFFVGKLSAKFFGENKAEEAEKAAQAKTLDTPEEVQTLLPLDQLELEVGYGLIPLVDEEQNGNLLARIRSIRRQFALDMGVIIPSLHLRDNLQLKPGEYRVLVKGNPIASSEILIDHFLAMDPGDAKHRIQGVETVEPAFNLPAIWIPEAQKEEAMLAGYTVVDPSTVVATHLTEVFRRNLHEFMGRQEIQNLLDNLSKRAPKAVESLVPSVLPLGVVQKVLQNLVMEGVSIRDLLTVVETLADYGPASQDPAQLTEYVRARMGRTIIKPYLGTDNGLRFFTLNQAIDESLNGALRQAEHGAYLAMEPGLAQRIIRSINKTMESAVAPDGQPVLLTSPQLRPHLAQLLLRFLPNLPVISQAEIPADVKIQSLAVVELS